The following are from one region of the Sorghum bicolor cultivar BTx623 chromosome 2, Sorghum_bicolor_NCBIv3, whole genome shotgun sequence genome:
- the LOC8063723 gene encoding uncharacterized protein LOC8063723, whose translation MEPSPTSSSSSPAVARRLLPEVRRVRKRALEEVLEQVQRAVEMLRDADADLGVSLSEDTAAVPPEGEEDRKGDVGVDGDDVATSSSVASDSDYETAQMCDLLKSKVGSLEFLQKLNGIQKSVHQNSAVEPDTSWDIIKSVDLWEDGDLDDGYVLVKQEDVVDGITSFMAAYLLSLKGTKDLSPDQLQKALRKTFSAEKKKSKIRKAWDGTKVIYNVASWGATAVGVYNNRALLTVATTAFRTSCRVISKFL comes from the exons ATGGAGCCCTCGCcaacttcctcctcctcctcgccggccGTGGCGCGGCGGTTATTGCCGGAGGTAAGGAGGGTGCGGAAGCGGGCGCTGGAGGAGGTGCTGGAGCAGGTCCAGCGGGCGGTTGAGATGCTGCGCGACGCCGACGCTGATCTCGGCGTCTCTCTGTCGGAGGACACCGCAGCAGTCCCGCCGGAAGGCGAGGAGGACCGCAAGGGCGATGTCGGTGTCGATGGAGATGACGTGGCGACGTCGTCGTCGGTTGCGAGTGACTCCGATTACGAGACGGCACAG ATGTGTGACCTTCTTAAATCTAAGGTTGGATCGCTCGAGTTCCTTCAAAAGCTCAATGGTATTCAGAAGTCTGTACATCAAAATAGTGCAG TTGAACCTGATACATCATGGGATATAATAAAGTCAGTGGATTTGTGGGAAGATGGTGACTTAGATGATGGATATGTTCTTGTTAAGCAGGAGGATGTGGTTGATGGGATTACTTCCTTTATGGCTGCATACTTGTTATCACTTAAAGGGACCAAG GACCTGTCTCCTGATCAACTTCAGAAAG CGCTTAGGAAGACGTTTTCAGCTGAAAAGAAGAAAAGTAAAATCCGGAAGGCATGGGATGGAACTAAAGTCATTTATAATGTTGCTTCATGGGGCGCCACTGCTGTTGG GGTCTACAATAATCGAGCATTACTTACGGTCGCAACTACAGCATTTCGGACTTCCTGCCGCGTGATATCCAAGTTCCTTTGA
- the LOC8083248 gene encoding glucose-6-phosphate isomerase 1, chloroplastic — protein MASISGAAAPPSSAACRLRLLPRHLLLRPSHLRLLRAPHSIADLSRSSSSNSAPTPAQPLPENGSGVRAVEKDPIKLWERYVEWLYQHKELGLFVDVSRMGFTDDFLQQMEPRMQQAFAAMRELEKGAIANPDEGRMVGHYWLRDPALAPNSFLRNKIETALDSILAFSQDVVSGKIQSPAGRFTSILSIGIGGSALGPQFVAEALAPDNPPLKIRFIDNTDPAGIDHQIAQLGPELATTLVIVISKSGGTPETRNGLLEVQKAFRDAGLQFSKQGVAITQENSLLDNTARIEGWLARFPMFDWVGGRTSEMSAVGLLPAALQGIDIKEMLAGAALMDEETRTTVVKENPAALLALCWYWATEGIGKKDMVVLPYKDSLLLLSRYLQQLVMESLGKEFDLDGNRVNQGLTVYGNKGSTDQHAYIQQLREGVHNFFVTFIEVLRDRPPGHDWELEPGVTCGDYLFGMLQGTRSALYANDRESISVTVQEVTPRAVGALVALYERAVGIYASLVNINAYHQPGVEAGKKAAGEVLALQKRVLTVLNEATCENPGEPLSIDEIADRCHCPEDIEMIYKIIQHMAANDRALIAEGSCGSPRSVKVYLGECNVDEDMQAA, from the exons ATGGCGTCCAtctccggcgcggcggcgccgccatcTTCCGCGGCGTGCCGGCTGCGGCTGCTGCCCCGGCACCTCCTGCTCCGGCCCTCCCACCTCCGCCTCCTCCGCGCGCCCCACTCCATCGCCGACCTCTCCCGCTCCAGCTCCTCCAATTCCGCCCCGACCCCGGCCCAGCCGCTGCCGGAGAACGGCAGCGGCGTCCGCGCGGTGGAGAAGGACCCGATCAAGCTCTGGGAGCGCTACGTCGAGTGGCTGTACCAGCACAAGGAGCTCGGCCTCTTCGTCGACGTCAGCCGGATGGGGTTCACGGACGACTTCCTGCAGCAGATGGAGCCCCGGATGCAGCAGGCCTTCGCCGCCATGCGGGAGCTCGAGAAGGGCGCCATCGCCAACCCGGACGAGGGCCGCATGGTCGGCCACTACTGGCTCCGCGACCCGGCCCTCGCGCCCAACTCCTTCCTCCGCAACAAGATCGAGACCGCGCTCGACAGTATCCTCGCCTTCTCCCAAGATGTCGTCTCTGGCAAG ATTCAATCCCCAGCTGGTCGTTTCACTTCAATTCTCTCTATAGGAATCGGAGGGTCAGCTTTGGGCCCCCAATTTGTTGCTGAGGCACTTGCACCTGATAACCCTCCACTGAAG ATAAGATTTATTGACAACACCGATCCTGCTGGTATTGATCATCAAATTGCTCAACTAGGACCTGAACTGGCAActactcttgtaattgtcatttcTAAG AGCGGAGGCACACCTGAAACCCGCAATGGTCTACTGGAAGTACAGAAAGCCTTCAGAGATGCGGGGCTGCAATTCTCGAAACAG GGTGTTGCAATTACTCAAGAAAATTCTCTGTTGGATAACACTGCCAGAATAGAGGGATGGTTAGCTCGGTTTCCTATGTTTGACTGGGTTGGTGGTAGGACTTCAGAAATGTCAGCTGTGGGTTTACTTCCAGCTGCATTGCAG GGTATTGATATCAAGGAAATGCTAGCTGGTGCAGCTTTAATGGATGAGGAAACCCGGACCACTGTG GTTAAAGAAAATCCAGCAGCATTGCTTGCATTATGTTGGTATTGGGCAACAGAAGGGATAGGCAAAAAG GATATGGTTGTACTTCCTTACAAGGATAGTTTGTTACTTTTGAGTAGATATTTGCAACAACTTGTCATGGAATCTCTTGGGAAAGAATTTGACCTGGACGGCAACCGG GTTAATCAAGGTCTAACCGTATATGGTAACAAAGGAAGCACTGACCAGCACGC TTACATTCAGCAGCTGAGAGAAGGTGTACACAACTTCTTTGTTACTTTTATTGAGGTCTTGCGTGACAGGCCTCCTGGTCATGATTGGGAGCTTGAACCTGGAGTCACATGTGGTGACTATTTGTTTGGGATGTTGCAG GGAACCCGTTCTGCTCTTTATGCAAATGACCGGGAGTCTATCTCTGTTACCGTGCAAGAGGTAACTCCTAGAGCTGTTGGAGCACTGGTTGCACTTTATGAACGTGCTGTGGGGATTTATGCTTCTTTGGTTAATATCaatgcctatcatcagcctg GTGTTGAGGCTGGGAAAAAGGCAGCAGGAGAAGTATTGGCTCTTCAGAAAAGGGTGCTGACTGTATTAAACGAGGCCAC CTGCGAGAACCCTGGTGAGCCATTGAGTATAGATGAAATTGCAGATCGCTGCCATTGCCCTGAAGAT ATTGAGATGATCTACAAAATAATCCAGCACATGGCTGCTAACGACAGAGCACTTATAGCAGAAGGCAGCTGCGGCTCACCTCGCAGCGTTAAGGTGTACCTCGGTGAGTGCAATGTAGACGAAGATATGCAGGCCGCATAG